In the genome of Aequorivita sp. H23M31, the window GGCGGATAGATTGGAAGCTGATGCCGGTGTGATGATGGCTGAACTAATGAGTTCTCTAGGTGATGAAATGGCTTGTTATCAAGATCGGGTTAATAGAGAAGCTTATTTAGAAACTGCAACCCAACGTCGATCGGTAAGACGGCATGCTCGATTGATAGATTATAATATTACCGACGAACTTGGCGCCAAAGGCTGGCTTGATTTTACTGTGGCATCTGGCAATAAAATTATTCCAGCTGGCACAAATGTCTTTAGCTTAAGTGATGACAATACCCGAATTGATTTTGAAGTAGGACAAGGATTAATTGAAACGATTCGGGGTAAAACTTATTCCGTATCCGACCAATCGAATGAGTTCTCACCACATTTATGGGACGAGAATGACACTTGCCTAAGTGTCGGCACCACGGAACTATATATTGAGGGACATCAGAAATCCGCACTTGCCTTTGATGATTTCCCTCCAGGAAAGCCTTCCGGCAAATGGATTTTGATCAAGACAAATCCTATAAACCCGGCACAGCCTCAGAGGTCCCAGATAGTCAGATTAATTGAGGTAACAGAAACTGTTGATCCTGTATTTAATTCAGACATCACCCACTTGATATGGGAAGAAGATGGCGCCCTAAAAAATGAATTCGAACTTACTATTCTTTCAATAAGAGGTAACATGGTTCCAGCTACTGCCGGCAAAACCTATGATGCTTATTTTATTGTAAAGGATCCTCTTGCATGCCTTTCTCCTGAACAATTAATTGCTTTTCCGCAGACACTCTTAGGGGAAACAGTAAATCGACAAGGACATGATAATAAAGATACCTATCTGTTCACCTTACCTAATTCCCAATCTCAGCCATTGGTCTATTTGGAAGATCTGGAAACTAATACCCCAAGGCCAGAAATCAGTTTGGAGGAGGTTGTTTTTGACACACTGAGCAATTCTTGGATATCCAAACCATTTTCCAAACCATGGGAGTATAACCGGGCAATGGTAGGTGTTCATTCCGCAAAATCTCTGGATAACCAATTCACTTTAGACGACGGCTCTTGGCAACGAGTTGTGGGATATCAAAGAATTGGGAAGGAGTTCGTCCATGAGGATTACAGTAACGATAAAGGAAGCACAATCCGTTTTGGTGATGGGGAATTTGGGAGACGACCAGCTGAAGGAAATGTTTTTAAAGTCCAATACCGATTGGGTGGCCCGAAACAAAGTAATGTCGCTGAAAAAACCCTTAAGTATATTCCTACCATTTCCGATGTGACAGTTACCAACCCATTACCAACATCGGGAGGCTCGGATGCTGAAACCATCGATCAAGTTAAACAGTTGGCACCTGAAGCTTTCCGGGCAATTGCTTATAGAGCGGTAAGACCCGAGGATTATTCGGAAGCAGCGGAAAGATTGCCCTGGGTACAAAAAGCAGGATCGGTTTCTAGATGGACGGGAAGTTGGCTAACCACCTTCACGACACCCGACTCAAAAGAAACGGTTACTCTCAAAGAAGATAAACGTCTTGATCTTGTCAATCAATTAAACCGTTTCCGACAAGCTGGTCGTGAGGTAAATGTCCTTGACCCTATCTATGCGGACATCGATCTAGAAATTAAAATTTGTATTTCAGAAAATTCGTATGCCGGTCAAGTGAAAGAAAGAGTCTATAATGCCCTCTTCGGCAAAACTGGCTTCCGATCCATTATAGGGTATTTTTCTCCAGAGCGATTTACATTCGGAACACCATTAGAACGCTCAACTCTTGAGGCTGCCATCCAAGAAGTTTCTGGCGTAAAAGCTGTGGAAAAGATTTATTTCCGAAGAAGAGGATGGTTCAAGAGCAGGAAATTTTCTGAAATGAGTTATGATCCTGGAAAAGATGCTATCATCCGGGTATCAAATAATCCCTTGCATCCAGAGCAGGGGACGCTTAAACTTTATACACACGGCGGATTATGAGCTGTATTAATTGTTTAGATAAAG includes:
- a CDS encoding baseplate J/gp47 family protein gives rise to the protein MSITTDRKAELLAQSKVTGIDFIYVYPDQKTLDIYFLRPVTTLDVPMPDSLLPSSIIIYTSTSKLPQIEIDVIDSWTTINDQDVLRVKTKTSGDFSLYNLIISDSRIDPFFNDISFSFKANCPSDLDCKLREHECPPDEQIDFPIDYLARDFWSFRSALLDFASLRYPDWADRLEADAGVMMAELMSSLGDEMACYQDRVNREAYLETATQRRSVRRHARLIDYNITDELGAKGWLDFTVASGNKIIPAGTNVFSLSDDNTRIDFEVGQGLIETIRGKTYSVSDQSNEFSPHLWDENDTCLSVGTTELYIEGHQKSALAFDDFPPGKPSGKWILIKTNPINPAQPQRSQIVRLIEVTETVDPVFNSDITHLIWEEDGALKNEFELTILSIRGNMVPATAGKTYDAYFIVKDPLACLSPEQLIAFPQTLLGETVNRQGHDNKDTYLFTLPNSQSQPLVYLEDLETNTPRPEISLEEVVFDTLSNSWISKPFSKPWEYNRAMVGVHSAKSLDNQFTLDDGSWQRVVGYQRIGKEFVHEDYSNDKGSTIRFGDGEFGRRPAEGNVFKVQYRLGGPKQSNVAEKTLKYIPTISDVTVTNPLPTSGGSDAETIDQVKQLAPEAFRAIAYRAVRPEDYSEAAERLPWVQKAGSVSRWTGSWLTTFTTPDSKETVTLKEDKRLDLVNQLNRFRQAGREVNVLDPIYADIDLEIKICISENSYAGQVKERVYNALFGKTGFRSIIGYFSPERFTFGTPLERSTLEAAIQEVSGVKAVEKIYFRRRGWFKSRKFSEMSYDPGKDAIIRVSNNPLHPEQGTLKLYTHGGL